One window of Buchnera aphidicola genomic DNA carries:
- a CDS encoding rhodanese-related sulfurtransferase codes for MYKKTQLISNTCLENVYSHYSCKKRIVLSFYKYFIILDPKKLCYLIKLNLEKKNILGRIYISEEGINALISIPFFEFSYIKHFFKCIHIKTKKMYMNASFENKKETFFDLRVKVKKQIISSQINNFYFNNKKRGIYLNAYLINKYILYKSCVLVDMRNSYEYEIGHFFNSITVPAQTFREQLKKIPKYLHQYKEKKVILYCTGGIRCEKATALLRNHGFSQVYHIYGGILCYLTQVKKYNLRNYFQGKVFVFDARLAKKVTNKIFSKCISCNQFTDRVHINCFNNFCHRLFIQCKVCSIKFDSCCSEKCQKKLFL; via the coding sequence ATGTATAAAAAAACTCAATTAATTTCGAATACTTGTTTGGAGAATGTGTACTCTCACTACAGCTGCAAAAAGCGTATTGTTTTATCTTTTTATAAATATTTTATAATTTTAGATCCGAAAAAATTATGCTATTTAATAAAATTAAACTTAGAAAAAAAAAATATTTTAGGTCGCATTTATATTTCAGAAGAAGGGATCAACGCATTGATTAGCATCCCCTTTTTTGAATTTAGTTATATAAAGCATTTTTTTAAATGTATTCATATTAAAACTAAAAAAATGTATATGAATGCTTCTTTTGAAAATAAAAAAGAAACATTTTTTGATTTGAGGGTTAAGGTAAAAAAACAAATTATATCTAGTCAGATTAATAATTTTTATTTTAATAATAAAAAGCGTGGAATTTATTTGAATGCCTATTTAATTAACAAATATATTTTATATAAATCATGCGTTTTAGTGGATATGCGAAACAGTTACGAATATGAAATTGGGCATTTTTTTAACTCAATTACCGTTCCTGCTCAAACATTTCGAGAACAGTTAAAAAAAATTCCTAAATATCTACACCAATACAAAGAAAAAAAAGTTATTTTATATTGTACCGGTGGAATACGTTGTGAAAAAGCTACAGCTTTATTGCGTAACCATGGTTTTTCTCAGGTATACCATATATATGGCGGTATTTTATGTTATTTAACACAAGTAAAAAAATATAATTTGCGAAATTATTTCCAGGGAAAAGTTTTTGTTTTTGATGCTCGTTTAGCAAAAAAAGTTACCAATAAAATTTTTTCTAAATGCATAAGCTGTAATCAATTTACAGATAGAGTTCATATTAATTGTTTTAATAATTTTTGCCATCGCTTATTTATTCAATGCAAGGTATGTTCTATAAAATTCGATTCTTGTTGTAGCGAAAAGTGTCAAAAAAAATTATTTTTATAA
- a CDS encoding valine--tRNA ligase: MEKHYNFQLIEKKIQKYLKKNEFFFHSERKISSDSFCVMVPPPNITGYLHMGHAFQQTIMDVITRYHRMLGKNTLLQMGTDHAGIATQMVVERYLLRKEGKDKNSYSRKEFINKIFHWKKKSELIMFKQIKRLGHLIDWNSVRFTLDSNFSEAVKKVFITLYRDGLIYRRKKLVHWDIHFRTVISDLEVENKICQTNMWYIRYAFVEKKYNLLNKGGVIVATTRPETLLGDTALAVHPEDSRYLKYIGKYVLVPILNRIIPIISDASIDMLKGTGCVKITPAHDFHDYDIGQRNKLPMINIFTRDGKIRKTFNILDYNGKKISIFDNQVPKNLQNHDRLIARKKILLILKATGFIKKVIKHEASVPHGDRSGVILEPMLTNQWYLNAKALSSLAIQAVKEKKIIFIPHQYKNMYLAWMNNIQDWCISRQLWWGHRIPVWYDINKNIYVGENEQSIRKEYSLDSSVGLYQDPDVLDTWFSSSLWTFAGLGWPGNSEKLLTFHPTDVLVCGFDIIFFWIARMVMITMYMIKDKNGKPQIPFKTVYITGLIRDESGKKMSKSYGNILDPLDMINGISLLKLIKKRTKNLINPDALNTIRLSTIKNFPEGISAHSTDALRYTFLSLASTSRNINWDMSRLQGYQNFCNKIWNASRFVIKHIKKNAGQNNYSQNNYFNTCLLDKWIFSELNDVCKKYHIAMKVFRFDNLSVLLHKFIWHKFCDQYLELIKPILKYGKNYEIQSITYTLFHVLSILLLLLHPIMPFITIYIWNCLQALQPIYKSIIVVNSIPQYNKSLNNVYATKCMKWFQKIISVLRCIRVDTKVSYNAVLKIYIRNLSYKKRVFIFENYTVLKKMAYLEEMVEIKEIDQIPSSIIRIIEDVEIFVEISSFLDINIELQRLNKRIRLLEQSIQRTGSLLCNKQFLIRAPKHLILEKKSLLNKDISILDKINIQKKVLVKKNINCLK; encoded by the coding sequence ATGGAAAAACATTATAATTTTCAATTAATAGAAAAAAAAATACAAAAATACTTAAAAAAAAATGAATTTTTTTTTCATTCTGAAAGAAAAATATCTTCTGATAGTTTTTGCGTTATGGTTCCGCCTCCCAATATAACCGGTTATTTGCATATGGGTCATGCATTTCAGCAAACTATTATGGATGTTATAACGCGATATCATCGCATGCTTGGAAAAAATACATTATTACAAATGGGGACAGATCATGCTGGTATTGCGACACAAATGGTCGTAGAGCGTTATTTGTTAAGAAAAGAGGGTAAAGACAAAAATTCGTATTCCAGGAAAGAGTTTATAAACAAAATTTTCCATTGGAAAAAAAAATCTGAATTAATAATGTTTAAACAAATAAAAAGATTAGGACATTTAATTGACTGGAATTCTGTTCGGTTTACGCTAGATTCGAATTTTTCGGAAGCTGTAAAAAAAGTCTTTATCACGTTATATAGAGATGGACTAATTTATAGGCGTAAAAAATTAGTTCACTGGGATATACATTTTAGGACAGTTATTTCGGATCTCGAGGTAGAGAACAAAATTTGTCAAACAAATATGTGGTATATTCGGTACGCTTTTGTAGAGAAAAAATATAATCTATTAAATAAAGGCGGAGTGATTGTAGCTACTACTCGACCTGAAACTTTACTAGGGGATACTGCATTAGCTGTACATCCTGAGGATAGTCGATACTTAAAATATATCGGAAAGTATGTTTTAGTTCCTATATTAAATCGTATAATCCCTATTATTAGCGATGCTTCGATAGATATGTTGAAGGGAACGGGTTGTGTAAAAATTACACCAGCTCATGATTTTCATGATTATGATATTGGTCAGCGCAATAAGTTACCTATGATTAATATTTTTACAAGAGATGGCAAAATACGAAAAACCTTTAATATATTGGATTATAATGGAAAAAAGATATCTATTTTTGATAATCAAGTTCCAAAAAATTTACAAAATCATGATCGCTTGATTGCAAGAAAAAAAATTTTACTGATTTTAAAGGCTACAGGTTTTATTAAAAAAGTTATTAAGCATGAAGCTAGTGTTCCTCACGGAGATAGAAGTGGGGTTATTTTAGAGCCAATGCTAACTAATCAATGGTATTTAAATGCCAAAGCCTTATCCTCATTAGCAATTCAGGCAGTAAAAGAAAAAAAGATTATTTTTATACCGCATCAATATAAAAATATGTATTTAGCTTGGATGAATAATATTCAAGATTGGTGTATTTCGCGACAATTGTGGTGGGGGCATCGTATTCCGGTATGGTATGATATAAACAAAAACATTTATGTAGGAGAAAACGAACAGTCTATTCGCAAAGAGTATTCTTTAGATAGCAGTGTCGGCTTATACCAAGACCCCGACGTTTTAGACACTTGGTTTTCTTCGAGCTTATGGACGTTTGCTGGTTTAGGGTGGCCTGGTAATTCTGAAAAATTATTAACGTTTCATCCTACCGATGTTCTTGTTTGCGGATTTGACATTATTTTTTTTTGGATTGCTAGAATGGTTATGATTACTATGTATATGATCAAGGATAAAAACGGAAAACCCCAAATTCCCTTTAAAACTGTGTATATTACCGGATTGATACGAGACGAATCCGGAAAAAAGATGTCAAAGTCTTACGGAAATATTTTGGACCCCTTGGACATGATTAATGGCATTAGTTTATTAAAATTAATAAAAAAAAGAACAAAAAATTTAATTAACCCTGATGCACTCAATACTATTAGATTAAGTACTATAAAAAATTTTCCAGAGGGAATTTCTGCCCATAGCACAGACGCCTTGAGATATACTTTTTTATCTTTAGCATCTACAAGCAGGAATATTAACTGGGACATGAGTCGTTTACAAGGATACCAAAATTTCTGTAATAAAATTTGGAATGCGAGTCGTTTTGTTATTAAGCATATTAAAAAGAATGCTGGTCAAAATAATTATAGTCAAAATAATTACTTCAATACTTGCTTATTAGATAAATGGATTTTTAGTGAGTTAAATGATGTATGTAAAAAATATCATATAGCGATGAAGGTTTTTCGATTTGATAATTTGTCAGTTTTATTACACAAATTTATATGGCATAAATTTTGTGATCAATATTTAGAACTCATTAAGCCCATTTTAAAATATGGGAAAAATTATGAGATTCAATCCATTACATACACTCTATTTCATGTTCTGAGTATACTTCTATTATTGTTACATCCGATCATGCCGTTTATTACTATATATATTTGGAATTGTTTGCAAGCATTACAACCTATATATAAATCAATCATTGTTGTAAACTCTATTCCTCAATATAATAAATCGTTAAATAACGTGTATGCTACAAAGTGTATGAAATGGTTTCAAAAAATAATTTCTGTTCTACGCTGCATTCGAGTAGACACAAAAGTTTCATATAATGCTGTATTAAAAATATATATAAGAAATTTGTCTTATAAAAAAAGAGTATTTATTTTTGAAAACTATACAGTATTAAAAAAAATGGCTTATTTAGAAGAGATGGTAGAAATCAAGGAAATAGATCAAATTCCATCTTCTATTATTCGGATTATTGAGGATGTTGAAATATTTGTGGAAATTAGTTCTTTTTTAGACATTAACATAGAATTACAGCGTTTGAATAAAAGAATTCGATTATTAGAGCAATCCATTCAGCGTACAGGCAGCTTATTATGCAATAAACAATTCTTAATTCGTGCTCCTAAACATTTAATTTTAGAAAAAAAATCTCTTTTAAATAAAGATATATCTATTTTAGACAAGATTAATATTCAGAAAAAAGTTTTAGTAAAAAAAAATATTAATTGTTTAAAATAA
- the argF gene encoding ornithine carbamoyltransferase, whose amino-acid sequence MKTLYKKSCLNLSSFTKKEIIYLVKLSQLFKKKKERKMEKQYLKKINIALIFEKQSTRTRCAFEIAAYDQGANTTYLGPNDTHIGYKESIKDSAKVLGKLYDGIQYRGFSDRVLEDFNRYAKVPVWNGLTNTFHPTQILADLITIKETYPDVPLKKIKCAYVGDAQNNICNTLVEASNITGLQVNIVAPKLYWPKKNIFLKNDINTTQKNNIKYTENIQQGVQNVDFIYTDVWVSMGEKEERWEKKIHDLYPYQVNKKMLDMTNNPNIKILHCLPALHNKKSIVGLKICNKFNLNNGLEISSEVFNSHINLSFQQSENRLHSIKALLVSCLSKQKFF is encoded by the coding sequence ATGAAAACATTATATAAAAAAAGCTGTCTAAATCTATCTAGCTTTACAAAAAAAGAAATCATTTATTTGGTAAAATTGTCACAATTGTTTAAAAAAAAAAAAGAAAGAAAAATGGAAAAACAATATCTTAAAAAAATAAATATAGCATTAATTTTTGAAAAACAATCTACCCGCACTAGGTGTGCATTTGAAATAGCTGCTTACGATCAAGGAGCCAACACCACCTATTTGGGCCCAAACGATACACATATAGGATACAAGGAATCAATAAAAGATTCAGCTAAAGTATTGGGAAAATTATACGACGGAATACAATATCGAGGTTTTTCTGATCGAGTGCTCGAAGATTTTAATAGATATGCAAAAGTACCTGTATGGAACGGACTAACCAATACTTTTCATCCTACTCAAATATTAGCAGATTTGATTACAATAAAAGAAACCTATCCGGATGTTCCGTTAAAAAAAATTAAATGCGCTTATGTCGGTGATGCGCAAAATAATATATGTAATACTTTAGTAGAAGCATCAAATATTACTGGTTTACAAGTTAATATTGTGGCCCCTAAGTTATACTGGCCTAAAAAAAATATTTTTTTAAAAAATGATATTAATACTACTCAAAAAAATAACATTAAATATACTGAAAATATTCAACAAGGCGTTCAAAACGTTGATTTTATTTATACAGACGTATGGGTTTCTATGGGAGAAAAAGAAGAACGATGGGAAAAAAAAATACATGATCTTTATCCGTATCAAGTTAATAAAAAAATGTTAGACATGACAAATAATCCCAATATAAAAATATTACATTGTTTACCAGCTCTACATAACAAAAAATCTATTGTAGGATTAAAAATATGTAATAAATTTAATTTAAATAATGGACTAGAGATTAGTAGCGAGGTATTTAATTCCCATATAAATCTTAGTTTTCAGCAGTCCGAAAATCGATTACATAGTATTAAAGCATTATTAGTGTCATGTTTATCTAAACAAAAATTCTTTTAA
- a CDS encoding RidA family protein yields the protein MLKKKYILNKTFGPYSPIIQVNNLFFISGQIPIYHRTGVIPDNLYEQTSLALNNIRVLLKKSNLHIRNIVKITIFTTKINQLNEINLSYQEFFNKYTLKYPARSCIGISALPKKVDIEIEAIAAIL from the coding sequence GTGCTCAAGAAAAAATATATTTTAAATAAAACATTTGGACCTTATTCACCTATTATTCAGGTAAATAATTTATTTTTTATTTCCGGTCAAATTCCTATATATCACAGGACTGGCGTTATCCCTGATAATCTATACGAACAAACAAGTTTGGCGTTAAATAATATTCGCGTTTTATTAAAAAAAAGTAATTTACATATAAGAAATATTGTCAAGATAACTATTTTTACAACAAAAATAAACCAATTAAATGAAATTAATTTATCTTATCAAGAGTTTTTTAACAAATATACTCTAAAATATCCCGCAAGATCATGTATAGGTATATCCGCATTACCCAAAAAGGTAGATATAGAAATTGAAGCTATTGCTGCAATATTATAA
- a CDS encoding DEAD/DEAH box helicase: MAQNYNSFSFFDLNSCLIKSLEGLGYVKPSPIQSACIPDLLLGKDVLGMAQTGSGKTAAFALPLLNNIEVSLKRSQILVLVPTRELAIQVAKSFSDFSKYLFGIQVLALYGGQRYEIQLQALRKGPQIIVGTPGRLLDHLKRNTLSLTHLKSLVLDEADEMLRMGFIEDVETIMSKIPKTHQTALFSATMPEAIRRISKRFMSSPKEVKIQSTGNTRPDIQQSYWIVRGKKTDALIRFLEVEDFSATIIFVRTKSATLEVSEALEKNGYNSSALNGDMNQVLREQTLERLKNGQLDVLIATDVAARGLDVDRISFVINYDIPMDAESYVHRIGRTGRAGRTGRALLFVEYRERRLLRNIERVIQHSIPEVQLPKSEVLAEYRLKSFSKKVQDALNSSDLYLYQSLLLKLNLIDGWDFEKLSAALLKLAQGERPLIIPSDKKYPVLSFHGRNNPSWSNKNRFIKQTNSRSIYNRKKLEDFQVFRIEVGRSDGVEVRHIVGAIANEGDISSRLIGNIRLFSNYSTIELPKSHSKRLLVRLLNTRILNKAINIKIIPISASLERNRKKSARKYQNYKNK, encoded by the coding sequence ATGGCTCAAAACTATAACTCTTTTTCTTTTTTCGATCTTAATTCCTGTTTAATAAAATCTTTAGAAGGATTAGGATATGTAAAACCCTCTCCCATTCAATCTGCATGTATTCCTGATTTGTTATTAGGAAAAGATGTTTTAGGTATGGCTCAAACGGGAAGCGGAAAAACCGCTGCTTTTGCTTTACCTTTATTGAATAATATTGAAGTTTCTTTAAAACGTTCTCAGATTTTAGTTTTAGTTCCTACTCGCGAATTAGCTATACAAGTCGCTAAATCTTTTTCTGATTTTTCTAAATATCTATTTGGAATACAGGTGTTAGCGCTATACGGGGGTCAAAGATATGAAATTCAGCTTCAAGCCCTGCGAAAAGGACCTCAAATCATTGTAGGTACTCCGGGTCGATTATTAGATCACTTGAAAAGAAATACGCTGAGTTTAACTCATTTAAAAAGCCTAGTACTAGATGAAGCTGATGAAATGTTGCGCATGGGTTTTATAGAAGACGTCGAGACTATTATGTCCAAAATTCCTAAAACACATCAAACAGCATTATTTTCAGCTACCATGCCAGAAGCTATTCGAAGAATATCTAAGCGTTTTATGAGCTCTCCAAAAGAAGTTAAAATACAGTCTACCGGTAATACGCGTCCTGACATACAACAAAGTTATTGGATAGTGCGAGGGAAAAAGACTGATGCTTTAATTCGATTTTTAGAAGTAGAAGATTTTTCTGCAACCATTATTTTTGTTCGAACAAAAAGCGCTACTTTGGAAGTGTCTGAGGCATTAGAAAAAAATGGATACAACAGTTCTGCTCTAAACGGTGACATGAATCAGGTACTGAGAGAACAAACTCTAGAGCGATTAAAAAATGGTCAATTAGATGTATTAATTGCAACAGATGTAGCAGCTAGAGGCTTGGATGTAGATAGGATTAGCTTTGTCATTAACTATGATATTCCCATGGACGCAGAGTCTTATGTTCATCGTATCGGAAGAACTGGTCGAGCAGGAAGAACTGGTCGAGCCTTGTTGTTTGTGGAATATCGTGAACGTAGATTATTAAGAAATATTGAAAGAGTCATTCAACACTCTATTCCGGAAGTGCAGTTGCCAAAATCTGAAGTACTAGCAGAATATAGGTTGAAAAGTTTCTCCAAAAAAGTACAAGATGCGTTAAATAGTTCTGATTTATATTTATATCAGTCCTTATTATTAAAATTAAATTTAATTGATGGTTGGGATTTTGAAAAACTTTCTGCAGCCTTATTAAAGTTAGCTCAAGGCGAGCGCCCGCTAATTATACCCTCTGATAAAAAATACCCTGTTCTTTCTTTTCATGGCAGAAATAATCCGTCTTGGAGTAATAAAAATAGATTTATAAAACAAACTAACTCTCGATCTATTTATAATCGTAAGAAACTGGAAGATTTTCAAGTATTTCGCATTGAAGTGGGTCGCAGTGATGGAGTGGAGGTGCGTCATATTGTAGGAGCCATCGCTAATGAAGGAGATATTAGTAGCCGCTTGATTGGTAATATTCGCTTATTTTCGAATTATTCTACTATAGAGCTCCCAAAGAGTCATTCCAAGCGCTTGTTAGTACGATTATTAAATACACGAATTTTAAATAAAGCGATTAATATCAAAATTATTCCTATAAGCGCGTCTTTAGAGAGAAATAGAAAGAAAAGCGCTCGAAAATATCAAAATTATAAGAATAAGTAA
- the pnp gene encoding polyribonucleotide nucleotidyltransferase, translated as MLKPSIHKFRYGQHSIVLETGVIARQATASVLASMDDTTVLVTIVSDNAVTTGQKFFPLVVNYQERTYAAGRIPGGFFRREGRPNENEILTSRLIDRPIRPLFPKDFLNEVQIIATVISVNPQINPDIISIIGASAALSLSGLPFLGPIGAARVGLLNNKYILNPSTDIMKKSCLDLIVSGTKENILMVEAEADILSEEEILNAILFGHEHQKSLIDNIYLFSKIANKVPNICSSMYKPDKTLYSLVSKKIGKDINLAYHIFSKKERLKKISDIKQQIITDLLSKDSSLTISQIEESIFFLERNIVRKRILKGRLRIDGRMNHIIRPIDVRTGILPRVHGSALFTRGETQALVSATLGTSRDAQNLDDLLGDRTDNFLFHYNFPPYSVGEIGIVGSPKRREIGHGKLAKRSFLAVMPNIDEFPYTIRLVSEITESNGSSSMASVCGASLALMDAGVPIKSAIAGIAMGLIKEHDTYVILSDILGDEDYLGDMDFKVSGSRIGITALQMDIKIPGITSEIIEASLDQAKLARLKILDIMETALQIPRSDISKFAPRIYTIKINPEKIKDVIGKGGSVIRMLTEETGTVIEIKDDGIVKISSTIGEKAKNAIRRIKQITEEIQIGKVYSGKVTRVLDFGAFVAIGSGKEGLIHISQISHKRVDKVVNHLRVDQAIFVRVLDIDRQGRIRLSMKDI; from the coding sequence TTGTTAAAACCAAGTATACACAAGTTCAGATATGGTCAACACTCAATTGTTTTGGAGACCGGTGTTATAGCTAGACAAGCTACTGCTTCAGTTTTGGCGAGCATGGACGATACAACTGTATTGGTTACAATTGTTAGCGATAACGCGGTCACGACCGGGCAAAAATTTTTTCCCTTAGTAGTTAATTATCAGGAACGTACATATGCTGCCGGCAGAATTCCTGGTGGTTTTTTCCGACGAGAAGGCAGGCCGAATGAAAATGAAATTTTGACGTCTAGACTAATAGACAGGCCCATACGCCCTTTATTTCCTAAAGATTTTTTAAATGAAGTTCAAATTATTGCAACCGTAATTTCAGTAAACCCTCAGATTAATCCAGATATTATTTCTATTATAGGGGCATCGGCAGCTTTATCTTTATCTGGACTACCTTTTTTAGGTCCTATAGGCGCCGCGCGTGTTGGGTTATTAAACAACAAATATATTTTAAACCCTTCTACTGATATAATGAAAAAAAGTTGTTTAGATTTAATAGTATCAGGAACTAAAGAAAACATTTTAATGGTGGAAGCAGAAGCAGATATTTTATCAGAAGAAGAAATTCTCAATGCAATTTTATTTGGCCATGAGCATCAAAAATCTTTAATTGATAATATTTATTTATTTTCTAAAATAGCGAACAAAGTTCCTAATATCTGTTCTTCAATGTATAAACCCGATAAAACTTTATACTCTTTAGTATCTAAAAAAATTGGAAAGGATATTAATTTAGCATATCACATTTTTTCTAAAAAAGAGAGATTAAAAAAAATAAGCGATATTAAACAACAAATTATAACAGATTTATTAAGCAAAGATAGCTCTTTAACAATTTCCCAAATTGAAGAGAGTATCTTTTTTTTAGAACGAAATATTGTACGAAAACGTATTTTAAAGGGTAGATTACGAATTGACGGTCGAATGAATCATATAATTAGACCCATCGATGTTAGAACTGGCATTTTGCCGCGTGTTCATGGGTCTGCATTATTTACTCGAGGAGAAACTCAAGCCCTGGTCTCGGCTACTTTAGGGACATCTCGAGATGCTCAAAATTTAGACGATCTTCTAGGAGATAGAACTGATAACTTTTTATTTCATTATAATTTTCCCCCTTATTCTGTTGGAGAAATCGGAATTGTTGGTTCGCCGAAAAGAAGAGAGATTGGTCATGGAAAATTAGCTAAACGTAGTTTTTTAGCAGTTATGCCAAATATCGATGAATTTCCATATACTATTCGCTTAGTTTCAGAAATAACAGAATCTAATGGTTCATCTTCTATGGCTTCTGTTTGCGGCGCATCTTTGGCCTTAATGGATGCAGGCGTACCGATTAAATCAGCTATTGCTGGAATTGCTATGGGGTTAATTAAAGAACATGATACTTATGTTATTTTATCAGATATTTTAGGGGATGAAGATTATCTCGGTGATATGGATTTTAAAGTATCAGGTAGTAGAATTGGCATTACTGCCTTGCAAATGGATATCAAAATTCCTGGAATTACTAGTGAAATCATTGAAGCTTCTTTAGATCAAGCTAAATTAGCAAGATTAAAAATTTTAGATATTATGGAAACCGCATTGCAAATTCCTAGAAGTGATATCTCAAAATTTGCTCCAAGAATATATACTATAAAAATTAATCCTGAAAAAATCAAGGATGTTATAGGAAAGGGCGGTTCTGTTATTAGAATGTTAACCGAAGAAACGGGCACTGTTATTGAAATTAAAGATGACGGAATAGTTAAAATTTCTTCTACTATTGGGGAAAAGGCTAAAAATGCAATTCGTAGAATTAAACAAATTACAGAAGAGATACAGATCGGAAAAGTATATTCGGGAAAAGTAACCCGCGTTTTAGATTTCGGGGCTTTTGTTGCTATTGGATCAGGTAAGGAGGGGTTAATACATATTTCTCAGATTTCGCACAAAAGAGTGGATAAAGTAGTGAATCATTTGCGAGTGGATCAAGCAATTTTTGTAAGGGTGTTAGATATTGATAGACAAGGGCGTATTCGTTTAAGTATGAAAGATATTTAG
- the rpsO gene encoding 30S ribosomal protein S15, with protein sequence MLKHELDTKNLILKYGKSNLNSGHSFVQIALLTRKINYLQKHFISHKEDHCGRKGLLKMVSRRRKLLDYIKSKEYHNYLFLIKKLGLRH encoded by the coding sequence ATGTTAAAACATGAATTAGACACTAAGAATTTAATTCTTAAATACGGAAAATCTAATCTCAACAGTGGGCATTCATTTGTACAAATTGCGCTGTTAACCAGAAAGATTAACTACTTACAAAAACACTTTATTTCTCATAAAGAAGATCATTGCGGGCGAAAGGGATTGTTAAAAATGGTTTCTCGTCGTAGAAAGTTATTAGATTACATAAAATCTAAAGAATATCACAATTATCTTTTTTTAATTAAAAAATTAGGTTTACGTCATTAA
- the truB gene encoding tRNA pseudouridine(55) synthase TruB has product MDDRNYNSYNGILLLDKPKGISSNGALQQVKNIFLAKKAGYTGSLDPLATGMLPILFGKVTKFSKYLTNSIKKYHVIAKLGEVTTTGDASGQILYTRSIQLHISEIIKILNTFLGKIQQVPPMFSAIKYQGIPLYKYARLGICIPRSSRNVIIYQLNCIQFISGFLELTVICSKGTYIRSLVEDIGKKLTCGAHVVFLRRLKVGSYNSSQLVTFSDLYFVENKNIHQIHKFYLPNMLSAFLLPVSSFFLECPQIKLNNVEAKSFKKNLSIFLCYALKASVVRVVTGKKNTFLGIGKINELCFLIPECIFNL; this is encoded by the coding sequence ATGGATGATAGAAATTATAATAGTTATAACGGAATATTATTATTAGATAAACCGAAAGGTATTTCCTCTAACGGCGCGTTACAGCAAGTAAAAAATATCTTTTTGGCCAAGAAAGCTGGATATACTGGCTCGTTAGATCCGTTAGCTACAGGAATGCTCCCTATTTTGTTTGGAAAGGTAACAAAATTTTCTAAATATTTAACAAATTCTATAAAAAAATATCATGTTATAGCTAAGCTAGGAGAAGTTACGACTACAGGAGATGCTTCAGGTCAAATCCTATATACTCGTTCTATACAGTTGCACATCAGCGAAATTATTAAAATTTTAAATACTTTTTTAGGAAAAATACAGCAAGTTCCTCCCATGTTTTCGGCTATAAAATATCAAGGGATCCCTTTATATAAATATGCTCGATTAGGTATATGTATCCCGAGAAGTTCAAGAAACGTAATCATTTATCAGTTGAACTGTATTCAGTTTATCAGTGGTTTTTTAGAGTTAACAGTGATATGTTCTAAGGGGACATATATTCGTAGTTTAGTAGAAGATATTGGAAAAAAGTTAACTTGCGGGGCTCACGTTGTTTTTTTACGTCGCTTAAAAGTAGGTTCTTATAATTCATCCCAATTAGTTACATTTTCTGATTTATATTTTGTAGAAAATAAAAATATACATCAAATTCATAAATTTTATCTCCCGAACATGCTGAGTGCATTTTTGCTTCCGGTGAGTTCTTTTTTTCTAGAGTGCCCTCAAATAAAATTGAATAATGTAGAAGCTAAAAGTTTTAAAAAAAATTTAAGTATTTTTTTATGTTATGCGCTTAAAGCTAGTGTAGTTCGAGTTGTTACTGGAAAAAAAAATACATTTTTGGGAATTGGAAAAATAAATGAATTATGTTTTTTAATTCCGGAGTGTATTTTTAATTTATGA
- the rbfA gene encoding 30S ribosome-binding factor RbfA, whose amino-acid sequence MLKKLYRANRLERSLHKEIAVIIRHYLKDPRLNALITVSEVKVSSDLGYAKIFITFLNHEDVDYIKLVLGILHNSSGFIRAQLNQHIYLRIVPKLLFIHDISFIKGMKISRLIHSSRKK is encoded by the coding sequence ATGCTGAAAAAGCTTTATCGTGCTAATAGATTAGAACGCAGCCTACATAAAGAAATTGCGGTTATTATTCGACACTATTTAAAAGATCCTCGATTAAATGCTTTAATCACTGTTTCTGAAGTAAAAGTATCATCAGATTTAGGGTATGCGAAAATATTTATAACTTTTTTAAATCACGAAGATGTTGATTATATTAAATTAGTGTTAGGAATACTACATAATTCTTCAGGATTTATTCGTGCGCAACTTAATCAACACATATATCTTCGGATTGTCCCTAAGTTACTTTTTATTCACGATATTTCCTTTATTAAAGGAATGAAGATTTCAAGGCTTATTCATAGTAGTAGAAAAAAATAG